The Punica granatum isolate Tunisia-2019 chromosome 4, ASM765513v2, whole genome shotgun sequence genome has a window encoding:
- the LOC116205666 gene encoding lignin-forming anionic peroxidase-like: SSGIHFILLLLVIRTSTSCQAPLSSTFYHRTCPKALSTIRTAIRSAISKERRMAASLIRLHFHDCFVQGCDASILLKDGGEREAKPNNNSVRGYEVIDSAKSQVEKVCPGIVSCADILAVAARDASVAVGGPSWTVKLGRRDSTNGNRARTTDLPSPNSSLEILISHFHRKGLSVRDMVALSGAHTLGQAQCLTFRDRIYSNGTNIDTGFASARKRSCPASGGDSNLAPLDLVTPNSFDNSYFKNLMHKKGLLPSDQVLFCGRSTHSIVSKCIKNPTKFKSDFAAAMIRMGDIEPLTGSQGQIRKICSEAN, encoded by the exons TCATCAGGCATCCATTTCATCTTATTATTGCTTGTGATCCGCACGAGTACGTCGTGCCAGGCACCACTCTCTTCGACTTTCTACCACCGGACGTGCCCGAAAGCACTCAGCACCATAAGAACCGCCATCAGGTCGGCCATCTCGAAAGAACGTAGGATGGCCGCTTCTCTCATCCGCCTTCACTTCCACGATTGCTTCGTTCAG GGATGTGATGCATCAATCTTGCTGAAAGATGGAGGAGAAAGGGAGGCGAAACCAAACAACAACTCTGTCCGGGGATATGAAGTCATCGACAGTGCAAAGTCCCAAGTAGAGAAGGTATGCCCAGGCATAGTCTCGTGTGCGGACATACTAGCTGTAGCAGCTCGAGATGCTTCGGTTGCGGTCGGGGGGCCTTCTTGGACTGTCAAGCTAGGTCGGAGGGACTCCACCAACGGAAACCGTGCTCGGACAACCGACCTTCCGTCCCCCAACTCCAGCCTCGAAATCCTCATCTCCCACTTCCATAGGAAAGGACTCAGTGTCAGGGACATGGTTGCACTATCAG GCGCCCACACGCTTGGACAAGCGCAGTGCCTCACATTCCGTGACCGAATCTACTCCAACGGGACCAACATCGACACTGGGTTCGCCAGCGCCCGCAAGAGATCATGCCCAGCGAGCGGGGGTGACTCAAACCTAGCACCACTCGACCTGGTGACTCCCAACTCATTCGATAACAGCTACTTCAAAAACCTGATGCATAAGAAGGGGCTCCTGCCATCAGATCAGGTGCTATTCTGTGGTAGATCGACACACAGTATTGTGTCAAAGTGCATCAAGAACCCAACAAAATTCAAGTCTGACTTCGCGGCTGCCATGATCAGGATGGGAGATATTGAACCTCTTACCGGTTCGCAAGGGCAGATAAGGAAAATCTGCAGTGAAGCTAATTAA